The following coding sequences are from one Streptomyces dengpaensis window:
- a CDS encoding ATP-binding protein, whose product MADHQEASVTLPSDPASVRAARTFVAEVLAEWGLPSDSEAADTVRLIVSELATNAVQHTFGQSPTFTVDVRLDRDEQLRVGVTDSHPRFPKRLPAAVQQDNGRGMVIIRWLTAEFGGTLTVRRTREGGKTVSIELPWTAPVQPVAAGGPQEP is encoded by the coding sequence ATGGCAGATCACCAGGAAGCATCCGTCACTCTGCCGAGCGATCCCGCCTCGGTCCGCGCGGCCCGGACATTCGTCGCCGAGGTGCTGGCCGAATGGGGCCTGCCGAGCGACTCCGAGGCCGCCGACACCGTACGCCTGATCGTGTCCGAACTGGCCACCAACGCCGTGCAGCACACGTTCGGGCAGTCGCCCACCTTCACGGTGGACGTCCGGCTCGACCGGGACGAACAGCTGCGCGTCGGCGTCACCGACAGCCACCCGCGGTTCCCGAAGCGGTTGCCGGCGGCCGTCCAGCAGGACAACGGCCGCGGCATGGTGATCATCCGCTGGCTGACCGCGGAGTTCGGGGGCACACTCACCGTCAGACGCACGCGGGAGGGCGGCAAGACCGTCTCCATCGAACTGCCCTGGACGGCACCGGTCCAGCCGGTGGCGGCCGGCGGACCTCAAGAGCCGTAG
- a CDS encoding 8-amino-7-oxononanoate synthase, with protein sequence MAFGWIDEQARARHRAGLVRTLRPRPADSPLLDLASNDYLGLARHPEVTEGAAQAARRWGGGATGSRLVTGTTELHGELERELADFCGFESALVFSSGYAANLAAVTALAPHGSLVVSDAGNHASLIDGCRLARGTTQVVAHADPDAVRKALGTHEGPAVAVSDTVFSVDGDAAPLAQLAAVCREFGAGLIVDDAHGLGVLGDGGRGAPHAAGLAGEPDVVVTVTLSKSFGSQGGAVLGPAPVIDHLVNAARTFIFDTGLAPAAAGAALAALRLLRREPERAARARAVATALHTRLTAEGLEAVRPDAAVVSVRAPSPERAVRWAADCREAGLAVGCFRPPSVPDGISRLRLTARADLTEEQIGNAVRVISATR encoded by the coding sequence ATGGCGTTCGGCTGGATCGACGAGCAGGCGCGGGCGCGCCACCGGGCCGGACTCGTACGCACCCTGCGCCCCCGCCCCGCCGACTCACCGCTCCTTGATCTGGCGAGCAACGACTACCTCGGTCTCGCCCGCCACCCGGAGGTCACCGAGGGCGCCGCACAGGCCGCGCGACGGTGGGGCGGCGGCGCGACCGGCTCCCGGCTCGTCACGGGCACCACCGAACTGCACGGCGAACTGGAACGCGAGCTGGCCGACTTCTGCGGCTTCGAGTCGGCACTCGTCTTCTCCTCCGGATACGCGGCCAATCTCGCCGCCGTCACCGCGCTCGCGCCGCACGGCTCGCTCGTCGTCTCGGACGCGGGCAACCACGCCTCGCTGATCGACGGCTGCCGGCTGGCGCGCGGGACCACCCAGGTCGTCGCGCACGCCGACCCCGATGCCGTGCGCAAGGCGCTCGGCACCCACGAGGGTCCCGCCGTCGCCGTCTCCGACACGGTGTTCTCGGTGGACGGGGACGCGGCGCCACTTGCCCAACTCGCCGCCGTTTGCCGGGAGTTCGGGGCAGGGCTGATCGTCGACGACGCCCACGGGCTCGGCGTCCTGGGCGACGGTGGCCGGGGCGCGCCGCACGCGGCGGGTCTCGCCGGCGAACCGGACGTCGTCGTGACCGTCACGCTCTCCAAGTCGTTCGGCAGCCAGGGCGGTGCCGTCCTCGGCCCCGCCCCGGTCATCGACCACCTGGTCAACGCGGCGCGCACGTTCATCTTCGACACCGGTCTCGCGCCCGCCGCGGCGGGCGCGGCCCTCGCGGCGCTCAGACTGCTGCGCCGCGAGCCGGAGCGTGCCGCACGGGCGCGCGCGGTGGCGACGGCGCTGCACACCCGCCTCACGGCCGAGGGCCTCGAAGCGGTACGACCGGACGCCGCCGTCGTCTCCGTGCGCGCACCGTCCCCCGAACGAGCTGTGCGGTGGGCGGCCGACTGCCGGGAGGCGGGACTCGCCGTCGGCTGCTTCCGTCCCCCGTCCGTGCCCGACGGCATCTCCCGGCTGAGGCTGACCGCCCGCGCGGACCTCACCGAGGAGCAGATCGGCAACGCCGTACGGGTGATCAGCGCGACCCGATGA
- a CDS encoding urease subunit beta, whose translation MIPGEILFADGPVAYNEGREVTRLTVLNAADRPVQVGSHYHFAEANPGLDFDRAAARGKRLNVAAGTAVRFEPGIPVDVELVPLAGARVVPGLRGETGGALDA comes from the coding sequence ATGATTCCCGGAGAGATCCTGTTCGCGGACGGACCCGTCGCGTACAACGAGGGCCGTGAGGTCACCCGGCTGACCGTCCTGAACGCCGCCGACCGGCCCGTCCAGGTCGGCTCCCACTACCACTTCGCCGAGGCCAACCCCGGTCTGGACTTCGACCGCGCCGCCGCGCGCGGCAAGCGGCTCAACGTCGCCGCCGGCACCGCCGTGCGCTTTGAGCCCGGCATCCCCGTCGACGTCGAACTCGTTCCGCTCGCCGGCGCCCGCGTGGTGCCCGGACTGCGCGGTGAGACCGGAGGTGCCCTCGATGCCTGA
- a CDS encoding ATP-dependent Clp protease proteolytic subunit has product MNAPSARYVLPEFTERTSTGNRTLDPYSKLLDERIVFLGTPIDDTSANDVMAQFMHLEYQAPDRDISLYINSPGGSFSAMSAVYDTMQFVSCDVETVCLGQAASAAAVLLAAGTPGKRFALPGARVLIHQPSIAEPIQGQTSDLAIQAQDLTRTRKVLEDMLVRHTGQNPEQVAADIERDKILDAQAALAYGLVDGIIPSRKASRTAPGAGNATPDAR; this is encoded by the coding sequence ATGAATGCACCGTCCGCCCGCTACGTCCTGCCCGAGTTCACCGAACGGACCAGCACGGGAAACCGGACTCTGGATCCGTACTCAAAGCTGCTCGACGAGCGGATCGTCTTCCTCGGAACGCCGATCGACGACACGTCGGCGAACGACGTGATGGCGCAGTTCATGCACCTCGAGTACCAGGCGCCGGACCGGGACATCTCGCTGTACATCAACTCCCCCGGCGGCTCGTTCAGCGCCATGTCGGCGGTCTACGACACGATGCAGTTCGTGTCCTGCGACGTGGAGACGGTCTGCCTGGGGCAGGCGGCGTCGGCCGCGGCCGTCCTGCTGGCCGCGGGCACCCCGGGCAAACGGTTCGCGCTGCCGGGTGCGCGCGTGCTCATCCACCAGCCGTCGATCGCCGAGCCGATCCAGGGCCAGACGAGCGATCTGGCCATCCAGGCCCAGGATTTGACGCGCACGCGGAAGGTGCTGGAGGACATGCTCGTACGGCATACGGGGCAGAACCCTGAGCAAGTCGCCGCCGACATCGAGCGGGACAAGATCCTCGACGCCCAGGCGGCGTTGGCGTACGGACTGGTGGACGGGATCATCCCGAGCCGCAAGGCCTCGCGCACCGCGCCCGGCGCGGGGAACGCCACACCCGACGCGAGGTGA
- the bioB gene encoding biotin synthase BioB, with product MDLLNTLVDKGLRRELPTRDEALAVLATSDDDVLDVVAAAGKVRRHWFGRRVKLNYLVNLKSGLCPEDCSYCSQRLGSKADILKYTWLKPDEASQAAAAGLAGGAKRVCLVASGRGPTDRDVDRVSDTIKAIKDQNENVEVCACLGLLSDGQAERLREAGADAYNHNLNTSEGTYGDITTTHTYADRVDTVQKAHAAGLSACSGLIAGMGESDEDLVDVVYALRGLDPDSVPVNFLIPFEGTPLAKEWNLTPQRCLRILAMVRFVCPDVEVRIAGGREVHLRTMQPLALHLANSIFLGDYLTSEGQAGKADLEMIADAGFEVEGAGEVTLPEHRVPAGGACGAQADAGCGSHEGGGVCGSAPAETPAEVKTPADARTDLVAVRRRGAGTDLAPNA from the coding sequence ATGGACCTGCTGAACACGCTGGTGGACAAGGGGCTTCGGCGCGAACTGCCGACCCGCGACGAGGCGCTGGCCGTACTGGCCACCTCCGACGACGACGTGCTCGACGTGGTGGCCGCGGCCGGAAAGGTGCGCCGGCACTGGTTCGGCCGACGGGTGAAACTGAACTATCTCGTCAACCTCAAGTCAGGTCTGTGCCCCGAGGACTGCTCGTACTGCTCGCAGCGGCTCGGCTCGAAGGCCGACATCCTGAAGTACACCTGGCTCAAGCCCGACGAGGCCTCGCAGGCCGCCGCGGCCGGGCTCGCCGGGGGCGCCAAGCGGGTCTGCCTGGTGGCCAGCGGCCGCGGTCCCACGGACCGTGACGTGGACCGGGTCTCCGACACCATCAAGGCGATCAAGGACCAGAACGAGAACGTCGAGGTGTGCGCCTGCCTCGGCCTGCTCTCCGACGGCCAGGCCGAGCGGCTGCGCGAGGCGGGCGCCGACGCGTACAACCACAACCTGAACACGTCCGAGGGAACGTACGGGGACATCACGACCACCCACACGTACGCCGACCGGGTGGACACGGTCCAGAAGGCGCACGCGGCGGGCCTGTCCGCCTGTTCGGGTCTGATCGCGGGCATGGGCGAGTCGGACGAGGACCTCGTCGACGTCGTCTACGCGCTGCGCGGGCTCGACCCCGACTCCGTTCCGGTGAACTTCCTGATCCCGTTCGAGGGCACCCCGCTCGCCAAGGAGTGGAACCTGACCCCGCAGCGCTGTCTGCGGATCCTCGCGATGGTCCGGTTCGTGTGCCCCGACGTCGAGGTGCGGATCGCGGGCGGCCGCGAGGTCCACCTCCGGACGATGCAGCCGCTGGCCCTGCACCTGGCCAACTCGATCTTCCTCGGCGACTACCTCACCAGCGAGGGCCAGGCCGGCAAGGCGGACCTGGAGATGATCGCGGACGCCGGCTTCGAGGTGGAGGGCGCGGGCGAGGTGACGCTGCCGGAGCACCGGGTTCCCGCGGGCGGGGCGTGCGGGGCGCAGGCGGATGCCGGGTGCGGGTCGCATGAGGGCGGCGGCGTGTGCGGTTCCGCTCCTGCGGAGACGCCCGCGGAGGTGAAGACGCCCGCGGACGCCCGTACGGATCTCGTGGCCGTACGCCGCCGAGGTGCCGGAACGGATCTCGCGCCCAATGCCTGA
- a CDS encoding DUF6328 family protein yields the protein MSEQQPSAARDETPLERADRNFAELLQELRVTQAGVQILFAFLLTLAFTPRFTSIDTVQRVTYVTTLLLSVLAAALFTAPAAVHRSLFQQNVKPAIVRVSSRLATLGLYVLMLAFTGSVLLIVDVSLGRGAGIAAGAGTLAVCLALWSVLPRMVRRVDSHPAVPSGEHGGGHGR from the coding sequence ATGTCCGAGCAACAGCCTTCCGCGGCACGCGACGAAACGCCCCTCGAACGTGCCGACCGCAACTTCGCCGAGCTGCTCCAGGAACTGCGCGTCACCCAGGCCGGGGTGCAGATCCTCTTCGCCTTCCTGCTGACCCTGGCCTTCACCCCGCGCTTTACGTCCATCGACACCGTGCAGCGCGTCACCTACGTCACCACGCTGCTGCTCTCCGTGCTGGCCGCCGCCCTGTTCACGGCCCCCGCCGCCGTGCACCGCTCGCTGTTCCAGCAGAACGTCAAGCCCGCCATCGTGCGGGTCTCCTCCCGGCTGGCCACCCTTGGTCTCTACGTGCTGATGCTGGCGTTCACCGGATCGGTGCTGCTCATCGTGGACGTGTCGCTGGGGCGCGGTGCCGGAATCGCGGCGGGGGCGGGCACGCTGGCCGTCTGCCTCGCGCTGTGGAGCGTCCTGCCCCGGATGGTGCGCCGCGTCGACAGCCATCCAGCGGTTCCGTCGGGAGAGCACGGCGGCGGGCACGGCCGGTGA
- a CDS encoding helix-turn-helix domain-containing protein, which yields MQHGPAVRRRKLGAELRALRADAGLTSGEAARLLGWHQSKVSRIETGTSGVKPTDVERLLDAYAVENPELRELLVVLAGSEGHGRHHWWHAYRGVLPPTYREFISLESQASGMRTLETSVVPGLLQTPEYARAVTRAAVDGLEDTKLDALVEVRLARQDVLRSHPPLELSAVLDEAVLRREVGGPDVMARQLNRLREAAALPQVRLQVLPFAAGAHIGVTGPFVIFSFPNTTDLDVVVLDHLTSSLYLERKEDLRAYSEAFNALQFHALSPEDSLDYIAGIPDGT from the coding sequence ATGCAGCACGGTCCCGCGGTGCGCCGCCGCAAGCTCGGTGCCGAACTGCGCGCGCTGCGCGCCGACGCGGGTCTCACAAGTGGTGAGGCGGCCCGCCTGCTCGGCTGGCATCAGTCGAAAGTAAGCCGGATCGAGACCGGTACGAGCGGGGTGAAACCGACCGATGTGGAACGGCTGTTGGACGCGTACGCCGTCGAGAATCCCGAACTACGGGAACTCCTGGTCGTCTTGGCGGGCTCCGAGGGCCATGGACGGCACCACTGGTGGCACGCCTATCGCGGGGTGCTGCCGCCGACGTACCGCGAGTTCATCAGTCTGGAGTCGCAGGCCAGCGGAATGCGCACGCTGGAGACCTCGGTCGTACCGGGACTGCTGCAGACGCCCGAGTACGCCCGCGCGGTAACGCGGGCGGCCGTGGACGGCCTGGAGGACACCAAGCTCGACGCGCTCGTGGAGGTGCGCCTCGCCCGCCAGGACGTACTGCGTTCGCATCCGCCGCTGGAACTGAGCGCGGTCCTGGACGAGGCCGTGTTACGACGGGAGGTCGGCGGTCCGGACGTGATGGCACGGCAGCTGAACCGGCTGCGGGAGGCCGCCGCGCTGCCTCAAGTACGGCTTCAGGTCCTGCCGTTCGCGGCCGGAGCACATATCGGCGTCACCGGCCCTTTCGTTATCTTCTCATTTCCGAACACAACTGATCTGGATGTGGTTGTTCTCGACCACTTGACGAGTAGCCTCTACCTCGAGCGGAAAGAAGACCTCCGGGCCTACAGCGAGGCCTTCAACGCCCTTCAGTTCCACGCCCTTTCGCCCGAGGACTCGTTGGACTACATCGCCGGGATACCTGACGGCACGTAA
- a CDS encoding C40 family peptidase gives MTALNRVPSLWSRTGTASVLTIAAVGGTLVVPGVASEAEAATVATKALQVAASKKGSPYQWGAAGPRRFDCSGLTLYSYKKAGKKLPRTAAAQYNRTRHVSASKRKAGDLVFFHSGRSVYHVGIYAGKGKIWHSPKTGEVVKLQKIWTKSVWYGRVS, from the coding sequence ATGACTGCGCTCAATCGTGTCCCGTCGCTGTGGTCCAGGACCGGTACTGCCTCGGTCCTCACCATCGCCGCCGTGGGCGGCACGCTCGTGGTCCCGGGCGTCGCATCCGAGGCCGAGGCGGCCACCGTCGCGACGAAGGCACTTCAGGTCGCGGCCTCCAAGAAGGGCTCTCCGTACCAGTGGGGCGCCGCCGGGCCGCGTCGCTTCGACTGCTCCGGGCTCACGCTGTACTCGTACAAGAAGGCGGGCAAGAAGCTGCCTCGTACGGCTGCGGCACAGTACAACAGGACGCGCCATGTCTCCGCCTCCAAGCGCAAGGCCGGAGACCTCGTGTTCTTCCACTCGGGCCGGAGTGTGTACCACGTCGGCATCTACGCCGGGAAGGGAAAGATCTGGCACTCCCCGAAGACCGGAGAGGTCGTGAAGCTCCAGAAGATCTGGACGAAGAGCGTCTGGTACGGCCGGGTCAGCTGA
- a CDS encoding urease subunit gamma, producing the protein MHLTPHEQERLLIHVAADVAEKRRARGLKLNHPEAVALITSHILEGARDGRTVAELMSSGRKILTRDDVMGGIPEMIHDVQVEATFPDGTKLVTVHDPIV; encoded by the coding sequence GTGCATTTGACCCCGCACGAGCAAGAGAGGCTGCTGATTCACGTGGCCGCCGACGTGGCCGAGAAGCGGCGGGCCCGCGGGCTGAAACTGAACCACCCCGAGGCCGTCGCGCTCATCACGTCGCACATCCTCGAAGGCGCGCGGGACGGCCGTACCGTCGCCGAACTGATGTCCTCCGGACGCAAGATCCTCACCCGGGACGACGTCATGGGGGGCATCCCCGAGATGATCCACGACGTCCAGGTCGAGGCGACCTTCCCGGACGGCACGAAGCTCGTCACCGTCCACGACCCGATCGTCTGA
- a CDS encoding adenosylmethionine--8-amino-7-oxononanoate transaminase gives MPDLSVRELLDLDRRHVWHPYGPMPGRQEPLVVESASGVRLRMADGSGELIDGMSSWWSAIHGYNHPALNDAARDQLSRMSHVMFGGLTHEPAVRLAKRLVDMSPEGLEHVFLADSGSVSVEVAVKMCLQHWRSLGRPGKQRLLTWRGGYHGDTWQPMSVCDPEGGMHELWQGVLQRQVFADPPPAAYEESYAGHLRALIERHADELAAVIVEPVVQGAGGMRFHSPAYLRVLREACDAHDVLLVFDEIATGFGRTGALFAAEHAGVTPDVMCVGKALTGGYMTMAATLCTPRVADGISRGEVPVLAHGPTFMGNPLAAAVACASIDLLLGQDWQSEVKRIEAGLRDGLAEAAALPGVREVRVLGAIGVVQLDHDVDMKAATAAAVREGVWLRPFRDLVYTMPPYVTSDADVACIARAVCAAAREG, from the coding sequence ATGCCTGACCTGTCCGTGCGGGAACTGCTCGACCTCGACCGGCGCCACGTGTGGCATCCGTACGGGCCGATGCCCGGCCGCCAGGAGCCGCTGGTCGTGGAGTCGGCGAGCGGGGTGCGTCTGCGGATGGCCGACGGCTCTGGCGAGCTGATCGACGGCATGTCGTCCTGGTGGTCCGCCATCCACGGCTACAACCACCCGGCGCTCAATGACGCGGCACGCGACCAGCTGTCGCGGATGAGCCACGTCATGTTCGGCGGCCTCACGCACGAGCCCGCCGTACGACTGGCGAAGCGTCTTGTCGACATGTCACCCGAGGGCCTGGAGCATGTCTTCCTCGCCGACTCCGGCTCGGTCTCGGTCGAGGTCGCCGTCAAGATGTGCCTCCAGCACTGGCGCTCGCTCGGCCGTCCCGGCAAGCAGCGGCTGCTGACCTGGCGCGGCGGCTACCACGGGGACACCTGGCAGCCGATGTCGGTGTGCGACCCCGAGGGCGGCATGCACGAGCTGTGGCAGGGCGTGCTCCAGCGCCAGGTGTTCGCCGACCCGCCTCCGGCCGCGTACGAGGAGTCGTACGCCGGTCATCTGCGCGCGCTCATCGAGCGGCACGCCGACGAACTGGCCGCGGTGATCGTGGAGCCGGTGGTGCAGGGCGCCGGCGGGATGCGGTTCCACTCCCCCGCGTACCTGCGGGTGCTGCGCGAGGCGTGCGACGCGCACGACGTGCTGCTCGTCTTCGACGAGATCGCGACGGGCTTCGGCCGTACGGGTGCGCTGTTCGCGGCGGAGCACGCGGGCGTCACACCCGACGTGATGTGCGTGGGCAAGGCGCTGACCGGCGGCTATATGACGATGGCGGCGACGCTGTGCACGCCGCGCGTGGCCGACGGCATCTCGCGGGGCGAGGTCCCTGTGCTCGCGCACGGGCCCACGTTCATGGGTAATCCGCTCGCCGCCGCCGTGGCCTGCGCCTCGATCGACCTGCTGCTCGGGCAGGACTGGCAGTCCGAGGTCAAGCGCATTGAAGCGGGGCTGCGGGACGGTCTTGCCGAGGCTGCCGCCTTGCCGGGTGTCCGGGAGGTACGTGTCCTGGGGGCGATCGGCGTCGTCCAGCTCGACCACGACGTGGACATGAAGGCGGCGACGGCGGCAGCCGTGCGGGAGGGCGTGTGGCTGCGGCCTTTCCGCGACCTCGTCTACACGATGCCGCCGTACGTCACGAGCGACGCGGACGTCGCGTGCATCGCACGCGCGGTGTGCGCGGCGGCACGGGAGGGATGA
- a CDS encoding type II toxin-antitoxin system Phd/YefM family antitoxin codes for MAYEIPVTQARAELADLINRVVYGGERVVVTRHGKPLVALVSAADLERLEEVQEPADEQVISSLSSVRDVASAPRERQRFGIAAEHRGPNAS; via the coding sequence ATGGCCTACGAGATTCCGGTGACGCAAGCCAGGGCTGAGCTCGCCGATCTGATCAACCGCGTGGTGTACGGCGGTGAGCGCGTTGTCGTGACGCGGCACGGGAAGCCTCTCGTCGCCCTGGTCTCCGCCGCCGACCTGGAGCGCCTCGAAGAGGTCCAGGAACCCGCGGACGAGCAGGTGATCAGCTCCCTCTCCAGCGTGCGCGACGTCGCTTCCGCGCCACGCGAGCGCCAGCGGTTCGGTATCGCGGCGGAGCACCGGGGGCCCAACGCCTCGTAA
- a CDS encoding DUF397 domain-containing protein: MSAMPRYVPSSTSLHGVRWRRSSRSTGMNNCVETARPGPGPWAGLVAVRDSKNTAGPALLFTPATWEGFIAALS; encoded by the coding sequence ATGTCTGCAATGCCTCGGTACGTACCCTCCAGTACTTCACTGCACGGCGTGCGATGGCGGCGCAGCAGCCGCAGTACGGGAATGAACAACTGCGTCGAGACGGCACGACCGGGCCCGGGCCCCTGGGCCGGACTCGTCGCCGTCCGCGATTCCAAGAACACGGCGGGCCCCGCCCTGCTCTTCACCCCGGCCACCTGGGAGGGGTTCATCGCCGCGCTGAGCTGA